From Aerosticca soli, a single genomic window includes:
- the queA gene encoding tRNA preQ1(34) S-adenosylmethionine ribosyltransferase-isomerase QueA: protein MKKSDFDFALPPELIAQAPLPERSASRLLVLDVPAQRFEDRRFRDLTELLRPGDLLVFNDTRVLPARLYGRKESGGAVEILIERVTGAHEATVQLRVSKKPAPGARIELADGSFACVLGREDAFFRLHFESPEPLEKLLAKLGEMPLPPYIARPAGADDLERYQTVYARSPGAVAAPTAGLHFDEPLLDALRARGVDAGYVTLHVGAGTFQPMRTEHLHEHRMHREWLNVGAALVEKIQRTRAAGGRVIAVGTTVVRALESAIVDGVLRPFAGETQIFIFPGYHITSIDGLITNFHLPQSTLLMLVSALAGREFVLAAYRHAVAQRYRFFSYGDAMLILPHGV from the coding sequence TTGAAGAAATCCGATTTCGATTTCGCGTTGCCGCCCGAGCTGATCGCGCAGGCGCCGTTGCCGGAGCGCTCGGCTAGTCGTCTGCTGGTGCTCGACGTGCCCGCGCAGCGCTTCGAGGATCGCCGCTTCCGCGATCTCACCGAGCTGCTGCGACCCGGCGACTTGCTGGTATTCAACGACACCCGCGTGTTGCCGGCGCGGCTGTACGGGCGCAAGGAAAGCGGCGGCGCGGTGGAGATCCTGATCGAGCGCGTCACCGGCGCGCACGAGGCGACCGTGCAGCTTCGCGTCAGCAAGAAGCCCGCGCCCGGCGCGCGCATCGAGCTGGCCGACGGCAGCTTCGCGTGCGTGCTCGGCCGCGAGGATGCGTTCTTCCGCCTGCATTTCGAATCGCCCGAGCCGCTGGAAAAACTGCTGGCGAAGCTGGGCGAGATGCCGCTGCCACCGTACATCGCGCGGCCCGCAGGCGCCGATGACCTGGAGCGCTACCAGACGGTCTACGCGCGCTCGCCCGGCGCGGTGGCCGCGCCCACCGCGGGGCTGCATTTCGACGAGCCGCTACTCGATGCGCTGCGCGCGCGCGGCGTGGATGCCGGCTATGTGACCCTGCACGTCGGCGCCGGCACCTTCCAGCCGATGCGCACGGAACACCTGCACGAGCACCGCATGCACCGCGAGTGGCTCAACGTCGGCGCCGCGCTGGTGGAGAAGATCCAGCGCACGCGCGCCGCCGGCGGGCGGGTGATCGCGGTCGGCACCACCGTGGTCCGCGCGCTGGAGAGCGCGATCGTGGACGGCGTGCTGCGCCCGTTCGCCGGCGAGACGCAGATCTTCATCTTCCCCGGCTACCACATCACCAGCATCGACGGACTCATCACCAATTTCCATCTGCCGCAATCGACGCTGCTGATGCTGGTGTCGGCACTGGCCGGGCGCGAGTTCGTGCTTGCGGCCTATCGTCATGCAGTGGCGCAGCGTTACCGGTTCTTCTCCTACGGCGATGCGATGCTGATCCTGCCGCATGGTGTTTGA
- a CDS encoding response regulator transcription factor — MIRVLLAEDQALVRGALSALLDMEPDIDVLGSAADGEAAWRELQRLKPDVLVTDIEMPGLTGLELAQRIQRHELSIKVVIVTTFARPGFLRRALDAGVSGYLLKDAPAERLAEALRTVHRGGRAIDPELALEAWSEADPLNDRERQVLRLAGEGLAAGDIAARLNLSHGTVRNYLSEAIGKLGVANRIEAYRLARQKGWL, encoded by the coding sequence ATGATCCGCGTGCTGCTGGCCGAGGATCAGGCGCTGGTGCGCGGCGCGCTCTCCGCGTTGCTCGACATGGAACCGGACATCGACGTGCTGGGTTCGGCGGCCGACGGCGAAGCGGCGTGGCGCGAGCTGCAACGGCTCAAGCCCGACGTGCTGGTCACCGACATCGAGATGCCGGGCCTGACCGGCCTCGAACTCGCCCAGCGCATCCAGCGTCATGAGCTGTCGATCAAGGTGGTGATCGTCACCACCTTCGCGCGCCCGGGGTTCCTGCGCCGCGCGCTGGATGCCGGCGTGTCCGGTTATCTCTTGAAGGATGCGCCGGCCGAGCGTCTGGCCGAGGCGTTGCGCACCGTGCACCGCGGCGGCCGCGCGATCGATCCCGAACTCGCGCTGGAGGCGTGGTCGGAAGCCGATCCGCTCAACGACCGCGAGCGGCAGGTGTTGCGGCTGGCCGGCGAAGGCCTCGCCGCCGGCGACATCGCCGCCCGGCTCAACCTCTCGCACGGCACCGTGCGCAATTACCTTTCCGAGGCGATCGGCAAGCTCGGCGTGGCCAATCGCATCGAAGCCTATCGCCTTGCGCGGCAGAAGGGCTGGCTGTAG
- the tgt gene encoding tRNA guanosine(34) transglycosylase Tgt → MTSLTFELLASDGAARRGRLHFPRGTVETPAFMPVGTYGSVKAMTPRDLVEVGAEIILGNTFHLHLRPGLEIVKKFGGLHRFIGWGRPILTDSGGFQVFSLAHRRKLTEEGVTFASPVDGSRVFLSPEVSMRIQTVLDSDIAMIFDECTPYEIDGVPIDEQRAAESMALSLRWAERSRRAFDELGNPNNLFGIVQGGVHEALRRRSAEGLVGIGFDGYAVGGLAVGEPEEVRNRTLDFTVPMLPADKPRYLMGVGRPEDIVEAVRRGIDMFDCVMPTRNARNGFLFVPEGTLRIRNAKYAADTRVIEEGCDCYACANGFSRAYLRHLDRCNEILASQLATMHNLRHYQRLMAGLRAAIEAGTLEDFTAAFYARRRGAAVA, encoded by the coding sequence ATGACTTCCCTGACTTTCGAACTGCTCGCCAGCGATGGGGCGGCCCGTCGCGGCCGGTTGCATTTTCCGCGCGGCACGGTGGAGACGCCGGCGTTCATGCCGGTGGGCACCTATGGCTCGGTGAAGGCGATGACGCCGCGCGATCTCGTCGAGGTCGGCGCCGAGATCATCCTCGGCAACACCTTTCATCTGCATCTGCGCCCCGGCCTGGAAATCGTGAAGAAGTTCGGCGGGCTGCATCGCTTCATCGGGTGGGGCCGGCCCATCCTCACCGACTCCGGTGGCTTCCAGGTGTTCTCGCTCGCGCACCGGCGCAAGCTCACCGAGGAAGGCGTCACCTTCGCCTCGCCGGTGGACGGGTCGCGCGTGTTCCTGTCGCCGGAAGTGTCGATGCGGATCCAGACCGTGCTGGATTCGGACATCGCGATGATCTTCGACGAGTGCACGCCCTACGAGATCGACGGCGTGCCGATCGACGAGCAGCGGGCGGCCGAGTCGATGGCGCTTTCCCTGCGCTGGGCCGAGCGCTCGCGGCGGGCCTTCGATGAGCTTGGCAACCCCAACAACCTGTTCGGCATCGTGCAGGGCGGCGTGCACGAGGCGCTGCGCCGGCGTTCGGCCGAGGGGCTGGTCGGCATCGGTTTCGACGGTTACGCGGTCGGCGGGCTGGCGGTGGGCGAGCCGGAAGAGGTGCGCAACCGCACGCTGGATTTCACCGTGCCGATGCTGCCGGCGGACAAGCCGCGCTATCTCATGGGCGTGGGCCGGCCGGAGGACATCGTCGAGGCGGTGCGCCGCGGCATCGACATGTTCGACTGCGTGATGCCGACCCGCAACGCGCGCAACGGGTTTCTGTTCGTGCCCGAGGGCACGCTGCGCATCCGCAACGCGAAATACGCCGCCGATACCCGCGTGATCGAGGAAGGCTGCGACTGCTACGCCTGCGCCAACGGCTTTTCCCGCGCCTACCTGCGCCATCTGGACCGTTGCAACGAGATCCTCGCCAGTCAGCTCGCCACGATGCACAACCTGCGCCATTACCAGCGCCTGATGGCCGGCCTGCGCGCGGCGATCGAGGCCGGCACGCTGGAGGATTTCACAGCCGCCTTTTATGCGCGCAGGCGTGGCGCGGCGGTGGCCTGA
- a CDS encoding ABC transporter ATP-binding protein, which translates to MNTPLAPVARLAGAVKRYGARVALDGVDLQLQRGELLALLGPNGAGKSTSIALLLGLLRPDAGRAELFGLDPQRIEARRRIGVMLQTATLPWTLRVGELLRLTASYYPRPRPLNECAALAGIGDLLSRYYGKLSGGQQRRVQFALALCGRPELLFLDEPTVGMDIDARQKLWMAIRALVAEGCAVVLTTHYLEEAEALAQRVVVLDQGRVLSEGSVDALRARVALARIRCRTGLDAAAVARWPQVASASCADGRLHIATASPEVVVRRLLDADADLRELEVLRAGLAEAFTELTRESLPEAA; encoded by the coding sequence ATGAACACCCCGCTTGCACCTGTCGCCCGGCTTGCCGGTGCGGTGAAACGCTACGGCGCGCGCGTCGCGCTCGATGGCGTGGATCTCCAATTGCAGCGCGGCGAATTGCTCGCGCTGCTCGGGCCCAACGGCGCCGGCAAGAGCACCAGCATCGCGCTGCTGCTCGGCCTGCTGCGCCCCGACGCCGGTCGCGCCGAGCTGTTCGGACTCGACCCGCAGCGCATCGAGGCGCGCCGCCGCATCGGCGTGATGCTGCAGACCGCCACGCTGCCGTGGACGCTGCGCGTGGGCGAGCTGCTGCGGCTCACCGCCAGCTATTACCCGCGTCCGCGTCCGCTCAACGAATGCGCGGCGCTGGCCGGCATCGGCGACCTGCTGTCGCGCTACTACGGCAAGCTCTCCGGCGGCCAGCAGCGGCGCGTGCAGTTCGCGCTCGCGTTGTGCGGGCGCCCCGAGCTCTTGTTCCTCGACGAACCCACCGTCGGCATGGACATCGACGCGCGGCAGAAACTGTGGATGGCTATACGCGCGCTGGTCGCCGAAGGCTGCGCGGTGGTGCTGACCACGCATTACCTGGAGGAAGCCGAGGCGCTGGCGCAGCGCGTGGTGGTGCTCGATCAGGGCCGCGTGCTGAGCGAAGGCAGCGTCGACGCGTTGCGCGCCCGCGTGGCGCTCGCGCGCATCCGCTGCCGCACCGGGCTCGACGCCGCTGCCGTCGCGCGCTGGCCGCAGGTGGCCTCGGCGAGCTGCGCGGACGGCCGCCTGCACATCGCCACCGCATCGCCGGAAGTCGTCGTGCGCCGCCTGCTGGATGCCGATGCGGACCTGCGCGAACTGGAAGTGCTGCGCGCCGGACTGGCCGAAGCCTTCACCGAACTCACCCGCGAATCCCTACCGGAGGCCGCCTGA
- a CDS encoding sensor histidine kinase: MSAVLPAWRRRLGRWFQPAPDSFVAQSLRLGKSPWVDAVHLLWTAWVFITPIFSDRGWDARWWLCTALSYPLFLFMYAKSAVAPRRQARVWGEAMALLSLVLMPWYPSGLTYFVFGCVMLRGCAAMSPRRYVAIIAALNAAMLLEAWLLGYAWQAVISIPLTSFIIGMIVHAERANEEVTAKLKLSHEEVRRLATIAERERIGRDLHDLLGHTLSLITLKLELSRKLFDRDADAARREVEEAERVARHALAEVRAAVTGIRATDLAAELASSRLLLAATGVPLDYAPPPADLPAETGRALALVLREAATNIARHAQASHARIAWERQGDRLRLCVSDDGRGGAHGEGNGLAGMRERVRALGGTLAIDSPRGRGTRIEVQVPLRAASASSAASTVAEPSASMPAPTLQGHAA, encoded by the coding sequence ATGTCCGCCGTCCTGCCAGCGTGGCGTCGCCGTCTCGGTCGCTGGTTCCAGCCGGCGCCGGATTCGTTCGTCGCGCAGAGCCTGCGCCTGGGCAAGTCGCCCTGGGTGGATGCGGTGCACCTGCTGTGGACGGCGTGGGTGTTCATCACGCCGATCTTTTCCGACCGCGGCTGGGATGCGCGCTGGTGGTTGTGCACGGCGCTGTCCTATCCGCTTTTCCTGTTCATGTACGCCAAATCAGCGGTGGCGCCGCGTCGGCAGGCCCGCGTATGGGGCGAGGCGATGGCCTTGCTCAGCCTGGTGCTGATGCCGTGGTATCCGAGCGGGCTCACCTATTTCGTGTTCGGCTGCGTGATGCTGCGCGGTTGCGCGGCGATGTCGCCGCGCCGCTACGTGGCGATCATCGCCGCGCTCAATGCGGCGATGCTGCTGGAAGCCTGGCTGCTCGGTTATGCGTGGCAGGCGGTGATCAGCATTCCGCTGACCAGTTTCATCATCGGCATGATCGTCCATGCCGAGCGCGCGAACGAAGAGGTCACGGCAAAACTGAAGCTCTCGCACGAGGAAGTGCGCCGGCTCGCCACCATCGCCGAGCGCGAGCGCATCGGCCGCGACCTGCACGACTTGCTCGGCCACACGCTGTCGCTGATCACGCTGAAGCTGGAACTCTCGCGCAAGCTGTTCGACCGCGATGCCGATGCCGCGCGCCGCGAGGTGGAAGAGGCCGAGCGCGTCGCGCGCCATGCGCTGGCCGAGGTGCGGGCGGCGGTCACCGGCATCCGCGCCACCGATCTGGCCGCCGAGCTGGCCTCGTCGCGCCTGCTGCTTGCCGCCACCGGCGTGCCTCTGGACTATGCGCCGCCGCCGGCGGACTTGCCCGCCGAGACCGGACGCGCGCTGGCGCTGGTGCTGCGCGAGGCGGCGACCAACATCGCGCGGCATGCGCAGGCCAGCCACGCGCGGATCGCCTGGGAACGACAGGGCGACCGGCTGCGCCTGTGCGTTTCGGACGACGGTCGCGGCGGCGCGCATGGCGAAGGCAATGGCCTGGCCGGCATGCGCGAGCGCGTGCGCGCGCTCGGCGGCACGCTGGCGATCGATTCGCCGCGCGGCCGCGGCACGCGCATCGAGGTGCAGGTGCCGCTGCGCGCGGCATCGGCCTCGTCCGCGGCGTCCACCGTCGCGGAGCCATCCGCGTCGATGCCGGCGCCGACGCTGCAAGGACACGCCGCATGA
- a CDS encoding aminotransferase class III-fold pyridoxal phosphate-dependent enzyme encodes MGVIEKLRELREFGGKPRTVGLDDATVERMAALDALLGEAVDAAIARHRELRAELADFLRLDEAEQIARAQAGFVNFYPDDAVNPYLPAAARGPWIVTLKGAVLHDNGGYGMLGFGHNDPAILAALARPQVMANVMTPSVAQLQFTRAMLDELSRGRGQSPYGHFLCLNSGSEAVTLAGRIADVNARQMTDAGGRHAGRTIKRLAVKGAFHGRTERPALYSDSNRKVYQQYLASYRHEDSLLTVEPYDVAQLEAAFADADRHGWFIEAMFLEPVMGEGDPGRAVTPEFYAAARRLTEAHGSLFLVDSVQAGLRAQGVLSITAYPGFEKLPPPDMETFSKAINAGQYPLSVLAVGERAAGLYRKGIYGNTMTTNPRALDVAVATLGQLTDAVRENIRARGREFLAKLEALKDELGGLITKVQGTGLLFSCELAPQFKCYGASSIEEYLREHGIGVIHGGANSLRFTPHFRITSAEVDLVVAHVRKALLEGPRKQAAEAA; translated from the coding sequence ATGGGCGTGATCGAAAAGCTGCGCGAGCTGCGCGAATTCGGCGGCAAGCCGAGGACCGTGGGCCTGGACGACGCCACCGTCGAGCGCATGGCCGCGCTCGACGCCCTGCTCGGCGAGGCCGTCGACGCGGCGATCGCCCGCCATCGCGAGCTGCGTGCGGAGCTGGCCGACTTCCTGCGGCTGGACGAGGCCGAGCAGATCGCCCGCGCGCAGGCCGGCTTCGTCAACTTCTATCCCGACGATGCGGTGAACCCATACCTGCCGGCCGCCGCGCGCGGGCCGTGGATCGTCACCCTCAAGGGCGCCGTGCTGCACGACAACGGCGGCTACGGCATGCTCGGCTTCGGCCACAACGATCCGGCCATCCTGGCCGCGCTGGCCCGGCCGCAGGTCATGGCCAACGTGATGACGCCGAGCGTGGCGCAGCTCCAGTTCACCCGCGCCATGCTCGATGAGCTCTCCCGCGGCCGCGGCCAGAGTCCTTACGGTCACTTCCTGTGCCTGAACTCCGGCTCCGAGGCGGTGACCCTGGCCGGGCGCATCGCCGACGTCAATGCGCGGCAGATGACCGATGCGGGCGGCCGCCATGCCGGACGCACGATCAAGCGCCTGGCGGTGAAGGGCGCCTTCCACGGCCGCACCGAGCGCCCGGCGCTGTATTCCGATTCCAACCGCAAGGTCTACCAGCAGTACCTGGCGAGCTATCGCCATGAGGACAGCCTGCTCACCGTCGAGCCGTACGACGTGGCGCAGCTCGAGGCTGCATTCGCGGACGCCGACCGCCACGGCTGGTTCATCGAGGCGATGTTCCTGGAGCCGGTGATGGGCGAAGGCGACCCCGGTCGCGCGGTGACGCCCGAGTTCTACGCCGCCGCGCGCCGGCTCACCGAGGCGCACGGCTCGCTGTTCCTGGTCGACTCGGTGCAAGCCGGCCTGCGCGCCCAGGGCGTGCTGTCGATCACCGCCTACCCCGGTTTCGAGAAGCTGCCGCCGCCGGACATGGAAACCTTTTCCAAGGCGATCAACGCCGGCCAGTATCCGCTGTCGGTGCTGGCGGTCGGCGAGCGCGCCGCCGGGCTCTATCGCAAGGGCATCTACGGCAACACCATGACCACCAACCCGCGCGCGCTGGATGTCGCCGTGGCCACCCTGGGTCAGCTCACCGACGCGGTCCGCGAGAACATCCGCGCCCGCGGCCGGGAGTTCCTGGCCAAACTCGAGGCGCTCAAGGACGAACTCGGCGGCCTCATCACCAAGGTGCAGGGCACGGGGCTGCTGTTCTCCTGCGAGCTCGCGCCGCAGTTCAAGTGCTACGGTGCCAGCTCGATCGAGGAGTACCTGCGCGAACACGGCATCGGCGTGATCCATGGCGGCGCCAATTCGCTGCGCTTCACCCCGCACTTCCGCATCACCAGCGCGGAGGTCGACCTGGTCGTCGCGCACGTGCGCAAGGCGCTGCTGGAAGGTCCCCGCAAGCAGGCCGCCGAGGCGGCCTGA
- the upp gene encoding uracil phosphoribosyltransferase, with protein sequence MKIVEVRHPLIQHKLGLMRRAGISTKEFRELASEVAALLTYEATKDLETIEETVEGWAGPVLVHRIKGKKVTIVPILRAGLGMLPGVLDLIPAAKVSVVGLQRDEETLKPTAYYEKLTGRMDERIALIVDPMLATAGTLVATVDMLKAAGCRRIKGLFLVAAPEGLAHVEATHPDVEIYTAAIDQGLNEQGYILPGLGDAGDKIFGTKQLPG encoded by the coding sequence ATGAAGATCGTCGAAGTCCGCCACCCGCTGATCCAGCACAAACTGGGCCTGATGCGCCGCGCCGGCATCAGCACCAAGGAGTTCCGCGAGCTCGCCTCCGAGGTCGCCGCCCTGCTCACCTACGAGGCGACCAAGGACCTCGAGACCATCGAGGAGACCGTCGAAGGCTGGGCCGGCCCGGTACTGGTCCACCGCATCAAGGGCAAGAAGGTCACCATCGTGCCGATCCTGCGCGCGGGCCTGGGCATGCTGCCGGGCGTGCTCGACCTCATCCCGGCCGCCAAGGTCAGCGTGGTCGGCCTGCAGCGCGATGAGGAGACCCTCAAGCCGACCGCCTACTACGAGAAACTCACCGGCCGCATGGACGAGCGCATCGCGCTGATCGTCGACCCGATGCTGGCCACCGCCGGCACCCTGGTCGCCACCGTGGACATGCTGAAGGCGGCCGGCTGCCGGCGCATCAAGGGCCTGTTCCTGGTCGCCGCCCCGGAGGGCCTGGCGCACGTCGAGGCCACCCATCCGGACGTGGAGATCTACACCGCCGCGATCGACCAGGGCCTCAACGAGCAGGGCTACATCCTGCCCGGCCTGGGCGATGCCGGCGACAAGATCTTCGGTACCAAGCAGTTGCCGGGCTGA
- a CDS encoding ABC transporter permease — protein MNTATLVDHSPADVTRMSPRRLLGAYLAEARSECLRYLRNPGFMLPVLLFPSLFYLVFGILMAKSEGAGVSRYLLASYGVFGVMSPGLFGFGVSLAFERDGGLLTLKRALPMPPGAYLLGKLLMAMGAAVVVVLVLLALAFALAHVALTPQQVGGLLATGAFGVMPFCALGMLVGSLVKGQGAPGVLQLIYLPMSFLSGLWFPLPMLPKVLQQIAPLWPSYHLERIALAAVGAAPAAGWPHVLVLAGWAVACLGLAARRLQRHG, from the coding sequence ATGAATACCGCCACGCTGGTCGACCACTCGCCTGCCGATGTCACGCGCATGTCGCCGCGCCGCCTGCTCGGCGCCTATCTCGCCGAGGCGCGCAGCGAGTGCCTGCGCTATCTGCGCAACCCCGGCTTCATGCTGCCGGTGCTGCTGTTCCCGAGCCTGTTCTATCTCGTGTTCGGCATCCTGATGGCCAAGTCGGAAGGCGCCGGGGTCTCGCGTTATCTGCTTGCCAGCTACGGCGTGTTCGGCGTGATGAGCCCGGGCCTGTTCGGCTTCGGCGTGTCGCTGGCGTTCGAGCGCGACGGCGGGCTGCTCACGCTCAAGCGCGCGCTGCCCATGCCGCCGGGTGCTTACCTGCTCGGCAAGTTGCTGATGGCGATGGGCGCGGCCGTCGTCGTCGTGCTGGTGTTGCTGGCGTTGGCTTTCGCACTGGCCCACGTGGCGCTGACGCCGCAGCAAGTCGGCGGCCTGCTCGCCACCGGCGCGTTCGGGGTGATGCCGTTCTGCGCGCTCGGCATGCTGGTCGGCAGTCTGGTCAAGGGCCAGGGCGCGCCCGGCGTGCTGCAACTCATCTATCTGCCGATGTCGTTCCTGTCCGGGCTGTGGTTTCCGCTGCCGATGTTGCCGAAGGTGTTGCAGCAGATCGCGCCGCTGTGGCCGAGCTACCACCTGGAGCGGATCGCGCTCGCTGCGGTCGGCGCCGCGCCGGCCGCGGGCTGGCCGCACGTGCTGGTGCTGGCCGGCTGGGCCGTGGCCTGCCTGGGGCTGGCCGCGCGACGCCTGCAGCGGCACGGTTGA
- a CDS encoding lamin tail domain-containing protein translates to MLGKLKRRGLRLAFVGIVASCFAAQAADLSVSQFRVRGPAGGNDEFVELFNAGATTLDLAGFRLNASNASGTTGTRLTFPAGTAIKPGCYLLLANGASGGYAGSVAADLKYATGITDDGGLAVLDAGGTVLDQVGLSSGSAYKAGTPLVSLGSSNVDQGYARRQNAAGVPQNSGDNAADFVKVAPTSPHNSASSCVAQAAALSIADASATVRGAGDVAMTFTVTLNQPAPEGGVSVHAATRDDTAKAGTDYEAVDTTLTIASGQTQAQLSVTVHGRTTPSEDKTFLVELGDASGGVALADASAIGAILYDIPVTAEIWQITGHDAVSPLLGKSVLTSGNVVTAVGPQGFTMQTPDARADADPLTSNGIYVYTGAAPTVTVGDVVDVAARVTDYYHMAELKDATVTATAHGAALPQAIVFDESTPSPDPARLSCGTTNFQCFMSMRVKIAHGMINTGNKRFSNEPYAEVSITANGRRSLRERGVEFGVPVPDGVSLPNWDGNPEVFKMNAADFGVVPAATPFNAGTTFSAEGVIAYDFGAYTFIPTSLKVRQAATMPRAVTPVPPLTLRVGAFNVERFCDSTFDTVYTCSGGSKEPSADEVALKTRRLSSYIGGVLKLPDVISLEEVETLELLQGLAKQLGDDYPVKYDAYLLPGHDPSGIDVGFLVRHDRVRVLSVEQLAADETWNDNGQSAYVHDHPPLLLTAQAGLMRFKVIAVHLKARQNVDDATAAAVRDRQKRFLQAKSIATQVQSLQRAEPLTPLLVVGDFNAYQFSDGWADLVGLIAGRYQDSENLLKLDAPNIVRPALWNAVETVPENDRYSYLYTENFGEIQGYTKAGSGNPGRTVPTVQVLDHALLNLPARLRFLRMQYGRADIDAPAQTEADAAQAADWTRAIGVSDHDGFVVDLVDPLIPPLRH, encoded by the coding sequence ATGCTCGGCAAGCTCAAGCGCCGCGGGCTTCGGCTCGCGTTCGTCGGTATCGTCGCATCCTGCTTCGCGGCACAGGCCGCCGACCTCTCCGTCAGCCAGTTCCGCGTGCGCGGGCCGGCCGGCGGCAACGACGAATTCGTCGAACTGTTCAACGCCGGCGCGACGACGCTGGACCTCGCCGGCTTCAGGCTCAACGCCTCCAACGCCAGCGGCACCACCGGCACCCGGCTGACCTTCCCTGCGGGCACCGCGATCAAGCCGGGCTGCTATTTGCTGCTGGCCAACGGCGCCAGTGGCGGCTATGCCGGCAGCGTGGCGGCCGATCTCAAGTATGCCACCGGCATCACCGACGACGGCGGCCTGGCCGTGCTCGACGCCGGCGGCACGGTGCTCGATCAGGTCGGCCTGAGCAGCGGCTCGGCCTACAAGGCCGGCACGCCGCTCGTCTCGCTGGGCAGCAGCAACGTCGACCAGGGCTATGCGCGCCGCCAAAACGCCGCCGGCGTGCCGCAAAACAGCGGCGACAACGCCGCCGACTTCGTCAAGGTCGCGCCGACCTCGCCGCACAACAGCGCGAGCAGTTGCGTGGCGCAGGCGGCCGCGCTGTCGATCGCCGATGCCAGCGCCACCGTCCGCGGCGCCGGCGACGTGGCGATGACTTTCACCGTCACGCTGAACCAGCCTGCGCCCGAGGGCGGCGTCAGCGTGCATGCGGCCACCCGCGACGACACCGCCAAGGCCGGCACCGACTACGAGGCGGTGGACACCACGCTCACCATTGCTTCTGGCCAGACCCAGGCGCAGCTCAGCGTCACCGTGCACGGCCGCACCACCCCGAGCGAGGACAAGACCTTCCTGGTCGAACTCGGTGACGCCAGCGGCGGCGTGGCCTTGGCCGACGCCAGTGCGATCGGCGCGATCCTCTACGACATCCCGGTCACCGCCGAGATCTGGCAGATCACCGGCCACGACGCCGTCTCGCCGCTGCTCGGCAAGTCGGTGCTGACCTCCGGCAACGTGGTCACCGCGGTGGGGCCGCAAGGCTTCACCATGCAGACTCCGGATGCGCGCGCCGACGCCGATCCGCTCACCTCCAACGGCATCTACGTCTACACCGGCGCCGCGCCGACCGTGACGGTGGGCGACGTGGTCGACGTCGCCGCACGGGTGACCGACTACTACCACATGGCCGAGCTCAAGGACGCCACGGTCACCGCCACCGCGCACGGCGCGGCGCTGCCGCAGGCGATCGTATTCGACGAGTCCACGCCTTCCCCCGATCCCGCCCGCCTTTCCTGCGGCACCACCAATTTCCAGTGCTTCATGAGCATGCGCGTGAAGATCGCGCACGGCATGATCAACACCGGCAACAAGCGCTTCAGCAACGAGCCCTATGCCGAGGTCAGCATCACCGCCAACGGCCGCCGTTCGCTGCGCGAGCGCGGCGTGGAATTCGGCGTGCCGGTGCCCGACGGCGTCAGCCTGCCCAACTGGGACGGCAATCCGGAAGTGTTCAAGATGAACGCGGCCGACTTCGGCGTGGTACCGGCCGCGACACCGTTCAACGCCGGCACCACGTTCAGCGCCGAGGGCGTGATCGCCTACGACTTCGGCGCCTACACCTTCATCCCGACCTCGCTTAAGGTGAGGCAGGCCGCCACGATGCCCCGCGCGGTGACGCCGGTACCGCCGCTGACGCTGCGCGTCGGCGCCTTCAACGTCGAGCGCTTCTGCGACAGTACGTTCGATACCGTCTACACCTGCAGCGGCGGCAGCAAGGAGCCGAGCGCGGACGAGGTGGCGCTCAAGACCCGGCGGCTGTCGAGCTACATCGGCGGGGTGCTGAAACTGCCCGACGTGATCTCGCTGGAGGAGGTGGAGACGCTGGAGCTGCTGCAGGGCCTGGCCAAGCAGCTCGGCGACGACTACCCGGTGAAATACGACGCCTATCTGCTGCCCGGCCACGACCCCAGCGGCATCGACGTCGGCTTTCTGGTGCGGCACGACCGCGTCCGCGTGCTCTCGGTGGAGCAGCTCGCCGCCGACGAGACCTGGAACGACAATGGCCAGAGCGCCTATGTCCACGATCATCCACCGCTGCTGCTCACCGCGCAGGCCGGCCTCATGCGCTTCAAGGTGATCGCCGTGCACCTCAAGGCGCGGCAGAACGTGGACGACGCCACCGCCGCCGCGGTGCGCGACCGCCAGAAGCGCTTCCTGCAGGCGAAGTCCATCGCCACCCAGGTGCAGTCACTGCAACGCGCCGAGCCGCTGACGCCGCTCCTGGTGGTGGGTGATTTCAACGCCTATCAGTTCAGTGACGGCTGGGCCGATCTGGTAGGGCTGATCGCCGGGCGCTACCAGGACAGCGAGAACCTGCTCAAGCTCGACGCACCCAACATCGTGCGGCCGGCGCTGTGGAATGCGGTGGAGACGGTGCCGGAAAACGACCGTTATTCCTATCTCTACACCGAGAACTTCGGCGAGATCCAGGGCTACACCAAGGCCGGCAGCGGCAACCCGGGGCGCACCGTGCCGACCGTGCAGGTACTCGACCATGCCCTGCTCAACCTGCCTGCGCGGCTGCGCTTCCTGCGCATGCAGTATGGCCGTGCCGACATCGATGCACCGGCCCAGACCGAAGCCGACGCCGCCCAGGCCGCGGACTGGACGCGGGCGATCGGTGTCTCCGACCACGACGGCTTCGTGGTCGACCTCGTCGATCCGCTGATTCCGCCGCTGCGGCATTGA